The proteins below come from a single Methyloprofundus sedimenti genomic window:
- a CDS encoding HD-GYP domain-containing protein, giving the protein MINDNNNAFLNSSIEETKISVKELEVGMYVSRLDRSWLETNFLFQGFELKTLSDIQEVRNQCDYVFIDLAKQNKSIRLAARNTPYSKGWLEDRKAPASKTSFEQEFSYSELVYSKTSSLVKSFMENASLGKALNVAIAKTAVSECVNSIINSPDALMWLTQLKNKDEYTSQHSMNVCIYSIALGRQLGLSTPELEELGLCGMMHDMGKMQIPLEILNKPGRFEPEELAIMQSHPTRGWKLLISSHGMPGSAIDACYGHHERMDGKGYPRGLTAEQIAPYTRIVTIADIYDALSSDRVYKKGITHLESIKILYQASGDQLDSSLVLKFIESLGIYPPGNIVELSNGEVAVIIETNPVKKLKPKITMLLDENKKRVKPRLVDLAKLDLDANGQPYAIKRILRPGDYDIDLNLLYKMGIVSSSLATA; this is encoded by the coding sequence ATGATCAATGATAACAACAATGCTTTTTTAAATTCTTCCATAGAAGAAACTAAAATTTCTGTCAAAGAACTAGAAGTTGGTATGTATGTCTCAAGACTTGACCGCTCTTGGTTAGAAACTAATTTTTTATTTCAAGGGTTTGAATTAAAAACCCTATCTGACATACAAGAAGTTCGAAATCAATGCGACTATGTATTTATTGATCTTGCAAAACAAAACAAATCTATACGCCTTGCGGCGAGAAACACCCCCTACTCTAAAGGCTGGTTAGAGGATCGCAAAGCTCCCGCCAGTAAAACCAGCTTTGAGCAAGAATTTTCCTATTCAGAATTAGTTTATAGTAAAACTAGCAGTTTGGTAAAAAGCTTTATGGAGAATGCCTCTCTAGGTAAAGCACTTAATGTAGCGATTGCCAAAACAGCTGTCTCGGAATGTGTAAACAGCATCATCAACTCACCTGATGCGTTAATGTGGTTAACACAATTAAAAAATAAAGATGAGTACACTTCGCAGCACAGCATGAATGTCTGCATCTATTCCATTGCCCTTGGAAGGCAACTTGGCCTTTCGACACCTGAGCTCGAGGAACTAGGTTTATGCGGCATGATGCATGATATGGGAAAAATGCAAATCCCTTTAGAAATTCTCAATAAACCTGGACGCTTTGAACCTGAAGAACTAGCAATAATGCAATCACACCCAACTCGCGGCTGGAAATTACTTATATCAAGTCACGGCATGCCAGGAAGCGCAATTGATGCTTGCTACGGCCACCATGAGCGCATGGACGGCAAAGGCTACCCAAGAGGCTTAACAGCTGAACAAATCGCACCATATACCCGTATTGTCACCATTGCTGATATTTACGACGCGCTCAGCAGCGACCGCGTATACAAAAAAGGTATAACTCACTTAGAATCCATCAAAATATTGTACCAAGCAAGTGGCGATCAACTAGACTCGAGTTTAGTCCTTAAGTTTATAGAAAGCTTGGGGATTTATCCGCCAGGAAATATTGTAGAGCTTAGTAATGGAGAAGTTGCCGTCATCATCGAAACCAATCCCGTTAAAAAACTAAAACCTAAGATCACCATGCTATTAGATGAAAATAAGAAGCGCGTTAAGCCACGTTTAGTTGATCTAGCCAAATTAGACTTGGATGCTAACGGCCAGCCTTACGCGATAAAACGCATACTAAGACCCGGAGACTATGACATTGACCTTAACCTATTATATAAAATGGGAATTGTAAGCAGCAGCTTAGCTACTGCCTAA
- a CDS encoding SEC-C metal-binding domain-containing protein encodes MISLINQRSEHPLCSVAGLVICALIELEATEAIEPIRDAFNRDRVNIGIPGDLEDVEIALGLRNKRDTPKPNYNRFAPEMTERLKYLLGSVEPDYLESAVRSLVKVGRNDPCICGSGKKYKKCCLQ; translated from the coding sequence TTGATTAGCCTCATAAATCAAAGATCTGAACATCCCTTATGTTCGGTAGCAGGATTGGTTATTTGTGCATTAATTGAGTTGGAAGCAACAGAAGCGATAGAGCCTATCCGAGACGCATTTAATCGAGACCGTGTGAATATAGGTATTCCTGGTGACTTAGAAGATGTAGAAATTGCTTTAGGGTTGCGAAATAAGCGAGACACACCAAAGCCGAACTATAATCGGTTTGCGCCTGAAATGACTGAAAGACTAAAATATCTGCTTGGTTCCGTAGAGCCGGATTATTTGGAATCAGCGGTTAGGTCTTTAGTGAAAGTGGGACGTAATGATCCCTGTATCTGTGGGAGCGGGAAGAAGTATAAGAAATGTTGCTTGCAGTAG
- a CDS encoding IS1595 family transposase, which translates to MKAPEFLEFISEINQLDHHQRTVLTKALDQLEDEPKVFDLIETIFDSKGKCPHCSHTESHRHGIKDGLQRYRCKACKKTFNALTGTPLAHLRLKSKWLDYLGAIAESLTVRQAAKEINVHRNTTFRWRHRFLSWIQQDRPSALHGITEADETYLLESHKGERHLNRQPRKRGGCATKRGISDEQICILIARDRSKQTVDFVTGNGPISKIVLDTHLKPILDQDALLVSDGNPTYGAFCKAEKVSHEIVNMSQGQRVTKGAYHIQNVNAYHHRFKSWLDRFHGVATKYLPNYLAWCRIMDRNHNLTPEQLLHSALGDFQYLTVT; encoded by the coding sequence ATGAAAGCCCCAGAGTTTTTAGAGTTCATTTCCGAAATAAATCAACTTGACCACCATCAACGCACTGTTCTAACGAAAGCACTGGATCAACTAGAGGACGAACCTAAGGTTTTTGATTTAATTGAAACAATATTTGATAGCAAAGGTAAATGCCCTCATTGCTCCCATACCGAAAGCCACAGGCATGGAATAAAAGATGGCCTTCAGCGCTACCGCTGTAAAGCCTGCAAAAAGACATTTAATGCTTTGACAGGAACGCCTCTTGCTCATCTACGCCTCAAGTCAAAGTGGCTTGATTACTTAGGAGCTATCGCAGAATCATTGACTGTCCGGCAGGCAGCTAAAGAAATTAATGTGCATCGAAATACAACCTTTCGATGGCGGCACCGTTTTTTAAGCTGGATTCAGCAGGATCGTCCCAGTGCTCTTCATGGCATTACAGAAGCTGATGAAACCTACTTACTTGAGTCACATAAAGGAGAACGCCATCTCAATCGTCAACCAAGGAAACGAGGGGGCTGTGCGACTAAGCGAGGGATTTCTGATGAGCAAATTTGCATTTTAATTGCTCGTGATCGCTCAAAACAAACCGTAGATTTTGTGACAGGTAATGGCCCAATAAGCAAAATTGTTCTTGATACGCATTTAAAGCCAATACTAGACCAGGATGCCCTCCTTGTGAGTGATGGCAATCCAACTTATGGTGCATTTTGTAAAGCTGAAAAAGTATCTCATGAAATCGTTAACATGAGTCAAGGGCAGCGGGTGACTAAAGGGGCCTATCATATACAAAATGTCAATGCATACCACCACCGTTTTAAATCATGGCTAGACCGCTTTCATGGTGTAGCCACCAAGTATTTACCTAATTATTTGGCTTGGTGCAGAATTATGGATCGGAACCACAATCTAACCCCTGAGCAATTGTTACATTCTGCTCTGGGTGATTTTCAATACTTAACGGTGACATAG
- the radA gene encoding DNA repair protein RadA has product MAKKTTAFVCSDCGADSPRWSGQCTACKAWNTIKEVHLGNNTPSSQYLGYSGTKSTVQLLSEVTLAQTERLATGISEFDRVLGGGIVCGSMVLIGGTPGAGKSTLLLQVIANLAAQEVSVLYVSGEESLQQIAERAIRLNLPLNKIKMLTETSVQNICNTLDEIKPRVLVIDSIQVMHTQSSESTPGSVSQVKESASYLTQYAKRNGVSVFMVGHVTKDQSLAGPMTLSHIVDTQLILASTDDARFRVLRADKNRFGSVGELGFFAMDSAGLKEVKNPSAMFLNRTEKPSPGSVVTVLWEGTRPLLVEIQALVTECQYGNPRRLAVGFDQNRLAMLLAILTRHGGIFTASDEIYANVVGGIKVTETSSDLAILISIVSSLKNTVVPHDSFFFGELGLNGEIRPVANGYARLNDAAKHGFKKAIIPKANAPKKAIAGLQIFPVSSLSEALTALSDIS; this is encoded by the coding sequence ATGGCAAAAAAAACAACTGCATTTGTATGCTCAGATTGTGGTGCTGATTCGCCTCGCTGGTCAGGCCAATGCACTGCTTGCAAAGCTTGGAACACGATTAAGGAAGTACACTTGGGCAATAACACTCCAAGCTCACAGTACCTGGGTTATAGCGGCACAAAAAGTACAGTGCAATTGCTGTCTGAAGTGACTTTAGCACAAACAGAGCGACTTGCTACCGGCATTTCAGAGTTTGACCGAGTATTAGGCGGTGGCATAGTATGCGGCAGCATGGTACTTATAGGCGGTACACCAGGGGCTGGAAAAAGCACATTATTATTGCAAGTTATCGCCAATCTTGCTGCTCAAGAGGTCAGTGTCTTGTATGTATCAGGCGAAGAATCTTTACAGCAAATTGCGGAACGCGCCATACGCCTTAATCTGCCATTAAACAAAATCAAGATGCTGACTGAAACTTCAGTGCAAAACATTTGCAATACGCTTGATGAAATAAAACCCAGAGTTCTTGTTATCGATTCCATTCAGGTAATGCACACGCAAAGCTCTGAATCAACACCAGGCTCGGTTTCCCAGGTTAAAGAATCTGCAAGTTATTTAACTCAATACGCCAAAAGAAATGGTGTCTCGGTTTTTATGGTGGGTCATGTCACTAAAGATCAATCATTAGCTGGTCCTATGACATTAAGTCATATCGTCGACACCCAGCTTATTCTTGCCTCAACGGATGATGCCCGATTTAGAGTACTCAGGGCCGATAAGAATCGTTTTGGCAGTGTCGGTGAACTGGGTTTTTTTGCTATGGATAGCGCCGGCCTAAAAGAAGTCAAGAACCCTTCCGCGATGTTTCTGAATCGGACAGAAAAACCATCACCCGGAAGTGTTGTTACTGTTTTATGGGAAGGTACACGTCCTTTATTAGTTGAAATACAGGCATTAGTAACCGAATGTCAGTATGGAAATCCACGCCGATTGGCCGTGGGCTTTGATCAAAATCGTCTGGCCATGCTGCTGGCAATATTAACCCGGCATGGAGGCATATTCACCGCCAGCGATGAAATCTATGCCAATGTGGTAGGAGGCATCAAAGTCACCGAAACCAGTTCTGACCTTGCTATCCTTATCAGCATTGTTTCCAGCCTAAAAAATACCGTCGTGCCACACGATAGTTTTTTCTTTGGTGAACTGGGCTTAAATGGTGAAATAAGACCCGTAGCCAATGGTTATGCTCGTCTAAATGATGCAGCAAAACATGGTTTTAAAAAGGCTATTATCCCCAAAGCCAACGCACCCAAGAAAGCCATTGCTGGCTTACAGATCTTTCCTGTCAGTAGTCTATCCGAAGCATTAACTGCTCTTTCTGATATAAGCTAA
- a CDS encoding PilZ domain-containing protein has product MKPDKDLLQFHTLFDCALALFNYGDIEYPCELIDISLHGCILGFKDTWEQHSLESLYTLTLQLPDTTPIVMNLSISHAVDNEVSFKCEHIDLDDISALSHFIELNQANSALLDRELIALIHCC; this is encoded by the coding sequence ATGAAGCCAGATAAGGATCTACTACAATTTCACACTCTTTTTGACTGCGCTTTAGCTCTATTCAATTATGGCGATATTGAGTATCCATGTGAACTTATCGATATTTCTCTGCATGGTTGTATACTAGGCTTTAAAGATACATGGGAGCAACATAGCCTGGAGTCACTCTATACACTGACATTGCAATTACCTGATACAACGCCGATTGTAATGAACTTATCTATTAGCCATGCTGTAGATAATGAAGTCAGCTTTAAATGTGAGCATATTGATTTAGATGATATTTCAGCGTTAAGTCATTTTATTGAACTTAACCAGGCTAACAGCGCATTACTAGATAGAGAACTTATAGCGCTTATACATTGTTGCTAA